TCAAAGGTTCCGTACAGCTCTTCTTGTTATGATGGCCCATCTTATTACAACGACCGCATCGAATCAGCTTCTTCTCACCAGCAGATGCTATCCTCTTTGATTTAGGCCTCCTAGCCGGCCTCTTTGTAACAGGAGGTAGTATAAAGTCCTCAATGGAAGAACAAGAGGCATCCACGTTACTCAGAGGTGCAATAGGAAAGCTATAACACATCCTATAGTATTCAGCAGTAAAATAAGGATCAATGAAATCATACACATCAAGTCTTGCACCTTGTATAGCAGCAAGTGCATGAGCGCATGGGAAGCAATTAATCTGCCACTTCACACATGAACAAGTACAAGTAGAGAGGTCCGCTGAATAGGAGTACTTATCATTCCTAACCTCATAAACATTTTCATGAGAAGCAATCATCCTGAACACACGAGACCTATCAAGCTGCTCTTTCAGCCTCTTCTCCATTTTAGGAGTAAGCTTGGTAGTCTAAGATTCGACTCAACACTCCTTTCTGACATCATCTTCATTTCTTTCATTCTAGTTTGATCTAACATAGTGAAAGGGGGCAGTGAACGCTCAGCAACAATCCAGTTATTAAAGGATTCAGCAATACCATTTGCCATAATCCCATACCGACAACCTTTAAAAAAAGCACGGCACCAATGTTCCAATGGAATCTCCCTTATGAATTCATCAATAGTAGTAGCACCACCCTCATCTCTCAAATTTTTTAAATGAAAGTAGAAAGACTTCTCAGTCGATGCATAAGCCACTTTAAAGAATTTTTGTAACACATCAGCAACAACAATTTCCCCTCCTTTGTTCTTATACTTTCGACTAAGGTTGTATCGCAAATGATGATAACAGTAAAGATGACGATTACCAGGAAAAATGAGATCAAATGCCTTCAACAAACCAACACCACGATCACTAATGAATGTGATAATCCTTCCTTGCAGTTCCAACAAAGCCTTCAAGTTCTTGAAGAAAAACAACCAGTTTTCTTCAGTCTTTGAATCACAAAAACACAAGGCTAAAGGGAAGAAACCTGCACAATAAAAAAACAAACAAACAATTACTAGGGGCAGTAAAATAAACAGCAGTGTGCCGCTGCACCGCTAACGGGAGCGTTCCGTTCCAAAATGAGAGTCTAACAAACCATAAAACTATAAGAAAACATATTCGAATCAGAAGAATGAAGATTTCAAAAATTACTGGGGGGTAGTAAAATATATAGAGGCAAAAAAATACAATTGACTACCCCCAGTAAGCTTCTACTGGGGGTAGTAAACCTGTAAAACAGTATCTCCAAAGGCTATTATACACATTAAAACAGTGAAAAATCAACTTAGATGCGAAATAATAAAGTTTACTGGGGGTAGTATCATTTAAAATAGAGATTACTACCCTAGTAATCTTCTACTGGGTGTAGTAAACTTGCAAAACAATATCTCCAAAGGCCGTAATACACATTAAAACGTGCTTCTGCACAGCTAATGGGAGCGTTCCTTTCCAAAACTAAAGACAAACAAAAAAAAANAAAAATNNNNNNNNNNNNNNNNNNNNTTTTTTTTCTTTTTTTTTTCCCTAATAATTGATGGATGTTTTTGTAATTAAACATACCTATAAAATC
The window above is part of the Fragaria vesca subsp. vesca linkage group LG2, FraVesHawaii_1.0, whole genome shotgun sequence genome. Proteins encoded here:
- the LOC101296066 gene encoding uncharacterized protein LOC101296066, whose protein sequence is MEKRLKEQLDRSRVFRMIASHENVYEVRNDKYSYSADLSTCTCSCVKWQINCFPCAHALAAIQGARLDVYDFIDPYFTAEYYRMCYSFPIAPLSNVDASCSSIEDFILPPVTKRPARRPKSKRIASAGEKKLIRCGRCNKMGHHNKKSCTEPLNMLL